One window from the genome of Bacteroidota bacterium encodes:
- a CDS encoding DUF3883 domain-containing protein — translation MHINELREYQLEFEKKRPEFKKRFKKISLLRDRFVRGYSVLKIQNLKLDEYIVGKGEKTFCNRIENELNLWGNMHGSPSKKFGIYFGVLGDDQTRKYRIGKKDFGDDIQVAFYNVKQEIIKLINDGKSENYESLKSNLISPMFKGKILSLYYPEKYLNILSAKHLDYFISFLGIENSSKSELDKRSCIMNFKNSDSVMKDWSMLEISKFLYKSFGNPNDETKDKNLPDELKGLKLKDFPPIEKIRSEVVDLNICEFPGKKKSRKRNRKPDYERQSKNAKRIGDRGEQIVLKFEKDFLKQHSKVRLSNKVKHISKKDDRAGYDILSFDINGDEKFIEVKSTQNPIGKGQIQITANEYNISQELSNYYIYVVYDAGGLNPKIWKIKANDLFKNKHVKLITVLYRIELKTEKI, via the coding sequence ATGCATATCAATGAGCTCAGAGAATATCAACTTGAATTTGAAAAAAAAAGACCAGAATTTAAAAAAAGGTTTAAAAAAATCTCACTGCTTAGAGATAGATTTGTAAGAGGTTATAGTGTTCTCAAAATCCAAAACTTGAAATTAGATGAATATATAGTTGGAAAAGGTGAAAAAACGTTTTGCAATCGCATCGAAAACGAACTGAATTTATGGGGGAATATGCATGGGAGCCCGTCCAAAAAGTTTGGTATATATTTCGGTGTCCTCGGAGACGATCAAACCCGAAAATACAGAATAGGAAAAAAAGATTTTGGTGATGATATACAAGTTGCTTTCTATAATGTGAAACAAGAAATCATCAAACTGATTAATGACGGTAAATCTGAAAATTATGAATCACTAAAATCCAACTTAATTTCCCCTATGTTTAAAGGGAAAATCTTATCGCTGTACTATCCAGAAAAATATCTAAACATCTTATCAGCAAAGCATTTAGACTATTTTATTTCTTTTCTTGGCATTGAAAATTCATCCAAATCTGAGTTGGATAAACGTTCCTGTATAATGAATTTTAAGAACTCAGATTCTGTCATGAAAGATTGGTCGATGTTAGAAATCAGCAAATTCCTTTATAAATCTTTTGGTAATCCAAACGATGAGACAAAGGATAAAAATCTACCAGATGAGTTAAAAGGACTAAAATTAAAAGACTTCCCTCCAATTGAAAAAATTAGAAGTGAAGTTGTTGATTTAAATATCTGTGAGTTTCCAGGAAAAAAGAAAAGTCGAAAGAGGAATAGAAAACCTGATTATGAGCGACAATCGAAAAACGCAAAAAGGATTGGAGACCGAGGTGAGCAAATTGTCCTAAAATTCGAAAAAGATTTTTTAAAGCAACATAGTAAAGTTCGTTTATCCAACAAGGTTAAACACATTTCAAAAAAGGATGATCGTGCCGGTTATGATATATTATCGTTTGACATTAATGGGGATGAAAAATTCATAGAGGTTAAATCAACTCAGAACCCAATTGGAAAAGGTCAGATTCAGATTACTGCTAATGAGTACAACATTTCTCAAGAGCTTTCTAATTATTATATTTACGTGGTTTATGATGCTGGTGGACTGAACCCGAAGATTTGGAAAATTAAAGCTAATGATCTTTTCAAAAATAAGCATGTTAAGCTAATTACAGTACTATATCGAATCGAATTAAAAACTGAAAAAATATGA